From a single Nicotiana tomentosiformis chromosome 2, ASM39032v3, whole genome shotgun sequence genomic region:
- the LOC104112452 gene encoding large ribosomal subunit protein eL32z, with product MAVPLLTKKVVKKRVKRFIRPQSDRRITVKESWRRPKGIDSRVRRKFKGCVLMPNIGYGSDKKTRHYLPNGFKKFVVHNASELEVLMMHNRTYCAEIAHNVSTRKRKEIVERAAQLDVVITNKLARLRSQEDE from the exons ATGGCGGTGCCTCTACTTACCAAGAAGGTCGTGAAGAAGAGGGTTAAGAGGTTTATTAGACCCCAGAGTGACCGTAGAATCACTGTCAAG GAAAGCTGGCGCAGACCCAAAGGTATCGATTCTAGAGTGAGGAGAAAGTTCAAGGGATGTGTCTTGATGCCCAACATTGGGTACGGGTCTGACAAGAAGACCCGCCACTATCTTCCCAATGGTTTCAAGAAGTTTGTTGTGCATAATGCAAGTGAGCTTGAGGTCTTAATGATGCATAACAG AACTTACTGTGCAGAGATTGCACACAATGTTTCCACGAGGAAGAGGAAAGAGATTGTTGAGCGAGCTGCCCAGCTTGATGTTGTCATAACAAACAAGCTTGCTAGGTTGCGCAGCCAGGAGGATGAATGA
- the LOC104112453 gene encoding F-box protein SKIP19-like — protein sequence MPKPKRLVWRIKQKNQKGSTSSSKPPPPPSPPWVELPREITADILHRLGAIEILQNAQRVCSTWWKVCHDPIMWRDIDMGSDIDVDIGDDVLDELCRVAVNRSQGQLHKINIEHFGNDYLLKYIAERSSQLRHLRLVSCDEISDGGLAAVAKNFPLLEELHIYLAVISKADIDAIGRSCSQLKSFTLNNIGFSGFRGFRSLHFNVNDEALAIAGNMPELRRLALFGNNLTNEGLCAILDGCLRLESLDLRHCYSIDLEGDLGKRCRQQIKDLKCPRDSTSGYEFRAQICDYSSSNDEYPSGLSEAAGLSDYLFDYEYDDFDYDDFTNPFSGEYLDEDGFFY from the exons ATGCCGAAGCCAAAACGGTTGGTATGGAGAATCAAGCAGAAAAATCAGAAAGGGTCAACCTCTTCCTCCAAACCACCACCACCGCCATCGCCGCCGTGGGTGGAACTCCCTCGAGAAATCACGGCCGACATCCTTCACCGGTTGGGAGCAATAGAGATATTGCAAAATGCACAGAGAGTTTGTAGTACGTGGTGGAAGGTGTGCCATGACCCTATCATGTGGCGGGACATTGACATGGGAAGCGACATTGATGTGGACATAGGTGATGATGTCTTGGACGAGTTGTGTCGCGTCGCTGTGAATCGCAGCCAGGGTCAGTTGCACAAAATTAACATCGAGCATTTTGGCAATGACTATTTGCTCAAATATATAGCGGAGAG ATCAAGTCAGCTAAGGCATCTAAGACTTGTCAGCTGTGATGAAATTTCAGATGGAGGTTTGGCTGCAGTTGCCAAGAACTTCCCGTTGTTGGAGGAGTTGCACATTTACTTAGCTGTTATTAGTAAAGCTGATATAGACGCTATTGGTCGTTCTTGCTCGCAGCTCAAGTCATTTACATTGAACAACATTGGATTTAGTGGATTCAGAGGATTTAGAAGTTTACATTTTAATGTCAATGATGAAGCTCTGGCTATTGCAGGAAATATGCCTGAGTTGCGACGCCTTGCACTTTTTGGGAATAACTTGACAAATGAAGGCCTGTGTGCCATTCTTGATGGCTGCCTGCGGCTTGAATCACTTGACTTGCGCCACTGTTATAGTATTGATCTTGAAGGGGATTTAGGAAAGAGATGTCGCCAACAGATTAAGGATCTGAAGTGCCCTCGTGATTCCACTTCTGGTTATGAGTTTAGAGCTCAGATTTGTGATTATAGTTCTTCCAATGATGAATACCCATCTGGGTTGTCTGAAGCTGCTGGCCTCTCAGACTATTTGTTTGATTATGAGTATGATGACTTTGATTACGACGACTTCACTAACCCATTTAGCGGCGAGTATCTTGATGAGGATGGTTTCTTTTACTGA